The following proteins are co-located in the Luteolibacter rhizosphaerae genome:
- a CDS encoding DUF4328 domain-containing protein, with the protein MSLRPEAAKIKMCGRQIDRYDRSIPEMHDDPDLNPYSPPAAASGAAAPSEGTGPLKDPRLLGRLATFSAGALFVVRLLIHVFPNAEVVELLEKIQTVSSVTTMVLYLWWLARCAKNTAVIDRRNQTGPVWAVFCHFVPVANWFSPCLVLRRIAITTFKHRAAAGIGYIVIAWWFLLVSAIILEGIEPQAGEPIMSAAYLAPWGSLGAQALAFACFAYLLARIGSAQAAFRWPDLPESDRPGFVRWSGPRSAPRMLPNAKVTRIPPRREPASQPRRLAPPPRTQPGDVNEA; encoded by the coding sequence GTGTCCCTTCGACCGGAGGCGGCAAAAATCAAGATGTGCGGACGGCAGATAGATCGTTACGATCGCTCTATTCCGGAGATGCATGACGACCCCGATCTAAATCCTTATTCTCCTCCGGCGGCGGCTTCCGGTGCCGCGGCCCCTTCAGAGGGGACCGGGCCGCTGAAGGATCCGCGTCTCTTGGGGCGGTTGGCGACCTTCAGCGCGGGAGCTCTGTTCGTGGTGAGGCTGCTTATCCATGTCTTCCCGAACGCTGAAGTGGTCGAACTCTTGGAGAAGATCCAAACGGTGAGTTCGGTAACGACCATGGTACTCTACCTATGGTGGCTTGCGCGCTGCGCGAAAAACACCGCGGTGATCGATCGTCGGAATCAGACCGGTCCCGTGTGGGCGGTCTTTTGCCACTTCGTCCCGGTAGCAAACTGGTTTTCTCCCTGTCTGGTGCTGCGGCGGATCGCGATAACCACCTTCAAGCATCGGGCCGCTGCCGGGATCGGGTACATCGTGATCGCTTGGTGGTTTCTTCTGGTGTCGGCCATTATCCTGGAAGGGATAGAACCTCAAGCGGGGGAACCGATCATGAGTGCCGCCTACTTGGCGCCTTGGGGTTCTCTCGGGGCTCAGGCCTTGGCATTCGCATGTTTTGCATACCTGTTGGCCCGCATCGGCTCTGCTCAAGCTGCGTTCCGGTGGCCGGACCTCCCCGAGTCCGATCGGCCTGGATTCGTCCGATGGTCCGGGCCACGGTCGGCCCCCCGGATGCTCCCGAATGCAAAGGTCACGCGCATTCCGCCGCGCCGTGAACCAGCGTCGCAGCCTCGACGTCTTGCACCACCGCCGCGAACGCAACCCGGCGACGTCAACGAGGCGTAG
- the kbl gene encoding glycine C-acetyltransferase: MYSDALASHLRTTLSEIESAGLYKRERLIDSTQNSTVRLKDGREVINMCANNYLGLADHPEVVAAARASVDRWGFGMASVRFICGTQTLHKQLEEKISEFLGTEDTILYPSCFDANGGLFEVLLGPEDAVISDALNHASIIDGVRLCKAKRYRYANNDMADLEAQLKAADADGARFKLITTDGVFSMDGIICDLDQVHALADKYNALVHFDDCHSTGFLGARGRGTHEHCGLFGKIDVTTGTLGKALGGASGGYTSGKKEIIELLRQRSRPYLFSNTIAPPIVAASLRVFEMLEASTELADRVKDNTTYFREAMAGTGFTIAGKDHPISPVMLGDAALSQKFADKLLEHGVYAIGFFFPVVPQGKARIRTQISAAHTREQLDKGIEAFVKTGKELGVI, translated from the coding sequence ATGTATTCCGACGCGCTCGCTTCCCACCTCCGCACGACGCTCTCTGAAATCGAATCCGCCGGGCTCTACAAGCGCGAGCGGCTCATCGATTCCACGCAGAACTCGACCGTGCGCCTGAAGGACGGCCGCGAGGTCATCAACATGTGCGCGAACAACTACCTCGGCCTCGCGGATCATCCGGAGGTCGTCGCAGCTGCCCGCGCCTCCGTGGACCGCTGGGGCTTCGGCATGGCCAGTGTGCGCTTCATCTGCGGTACCCAGACTCTCCACAAGCAGCTTGAGGAAAAGATCTCCGAGTTCCTCGGCACGGAGGACACCATCCTCTACCCGAGCTGCTTCGATGCGAATGGCGGCCTCTTCGAGGTCCTCCTCGGCCCCGAGGATGCGGTCATCTCCGACGCGCTCAACCACGCCTCGATCATCGATGGCGTCCGCCTCTGCAAGGCCAAGCGCTACCGCTACGCGAACAACGACATGGCTGATCTGGAAGCCCAGCTCAAGGCCGCGGATGCCGATGGCGCGCGCTTCAAGCTCATCACCACCGATGGCGTGTTCTCCATGGACGGCATCATCTGCGACCTCGATCAGGTCCACGCCCTCGCCGACAAATACAACGCCCTCGTCCACTTCGACGACTGCCACTCCACCGGTTTCCTCGGCGCCCGCGGCCGCGGCACTCACGAGCACTGTGGCCTCTTCGGCAAGATCGATGTGACCACCGGCACTTTGGGCAAGGCGCTCGGTGGTGCCTCCGGTGGCTATACTTCCGGCAAGAAGGAGATCATCGAGCTCCTGCGCCAGCGCTCCCGCCCCTACCTTTTCTCAAACACCATCGCCCCCCCGATCGTCGCCGCCTCGCTGAGGGTTTTCGAAATGCTCGAAGCTTCCACCGAACTCGCCGACCGCGTGAAGGACAACACCACCTACTTCCGCGAGGCCATGGCCGGCACCGGCTTCACCATCGCCGGGAAGGACCATCCGATCTCGCCCGTCATGCTCGGGGATGCCGCCCTGTCCCAGAAGTTTGCCGACAAGCTGCTCGAGCACGGCGTCTACGCCATCGGCTTCTTCTTCCCCGTCGTCCCGCAGGGCAAGGCCCGCATCCGCACCCAAATCAGCGCCGCCCATACCCGCGAGCAACTCGATAAGGGCATCGAAGCCTTCGTGAAGACCGGCAAGGAGCTCGGCGTGATTTGA
- a CDS encoding DUF4956 domain-containing protein, whose protein sequence is MQLALALPEWMVPPNAIDPGSAALALLVTVVLACGIAWLHRFTARGAGHTQDYSHTLVMISVVTAALIMVVSKSVSIGLAMFAAFSLIRFPSSVGRSMDLAFAFFAIAVGMVAGSGHYFTAAFVTLLGAGVIFYLHSRNAFAPKRSSHMLTVSLAADSDFQSILSPVFANHTLESRLMATVPQDGSDRTLVRYGVVLKDGTRLPVLVEALHEVCGNHRILLEPTDQTFDLER, encoded by the coding sequence ATGCAGCTCGCCCTCGCCCTGCCGGAGTGGATGGTTCCACCGAACGCGATTGATCCGGGATCGGCCGCGCTGGCGCTGCTGGTGACGGTGGTGCTGGCCTGCGGAATCGCTTGGCTGCACCGCTTCACCGCGCGCGGTGCCGGTCACACGCAGGACTACTCGCACACGCTGGTGATGATCTCAGTGGTCACCGCGGCGCTGATCATGGTCGTAAGCAAGAGCGTCTCGATCGGTCTGGCGATGTTCGCGGCCTTTTCGTTGATCCGCTTTCCATCGAGTGTCGGACGCTCGATGGACCTGGCCTTCGCGTTCTTCGCGATCGCGGTCGGGATGGTGGCGGGATCGGGGCATTACTTCACCGCCGCCTTCGTGACCCTGCTGGGTGCAGGAGTGATCTTCTATCTCCACTCGCGCAATGCCTTCGCGCCGAAGCGTTCATCGCACATGCTCACGGTGAGCTTGGCGGCGGATTCGGATTTTCAGAGCATCCTCTCGCCGGTCTTCGCAAACCACACGCTGGAGAGCCGCTTGATGGCGACCGTGCCGCAGGACGGCAGCGACCGGACGCTGGTGCGATACGGCGTGGTGCTGAAGGACGGGACCCGTCTGCCGGTGCTGGTGGAAGCACTGCACGAGGTGTGTGGGAACCACCGGATCCTGCTGGAGCCGACGGACCAGACTTTCGATCTGGAGAGGTAG